The following are encoded together in the Cerasicoccus sp. TK19100 genome:
- a CDS encoding energy transducer TonB produces MSQAIDLITLRRKVFSFFGAVLTTGALFTLVVPLSHWLAEEPESPEPAQVRTVNLPPPEPPPPEPPTVAMQNAAEAVAAAPRPLGAPIELEGLPTNSPAIRGVVTGLADVENFPVEMSGLNEMPIFEVVDLDRTPQLLQSPPNTKPYELQRANVSGRVVLSVLISPKGHVSVIEVKDADDQRLVKYAKRFAEKCVFEPPMHNNQPVTASYLFPLHF; encoded by the coding sequence ATGAGCCAAGCCATCGACTTGATTACTTTGCGTCGCAAAGTATTCTCCTTTTTTGGGGCGGTGCTGACCACGGGGGCTTTGTTTACCCTGGTGGTGCCGCTTAGCCATTGGCTGGCTGAAGAACCGGAGTCACCCGAGCCCGCCCAGGTGCGAACCGTTAACCTGCCGCCGCCCGAGCCGCCACCCCCCGAGCCGCCGACCGTAGCGATGCAAAACGCGGCTGAGGCCGTGGCCGCTGCTCCGCGTCCACTGGGCGCACCAATCGAGCTTGAAGGGTTGCCAACGAATTCGCCAGCGATCAGAGGTGTGGTGACTGGCCTGGCCGACGTTGAGAATTTTCCTGTTGAAATGTCCGGCCTCAATGAGATGCCTATCTTTGAGGTCGTTGACCTCGACCGCACGCCACAGCTTCTGCAAAGTCCGCCCAATACCAAACCTTATGAATTACAGCGCGCGAATGTGTCCGGTCGGGTAGTGCTGAGCGTGCTGATCAGTCCCAAGGGCCACGTGAGCGTCATCGAAGTGAAAGATGCTGATGACCAGCGTTTGGTAAAATACGCGAAGCGTTTCGCGGAAAAATGCGTCTTTGAGCCGCCCATGCACAACAATCAGCCGGTTACGGCCAGTTATCTATTTCCACTTCATTTCTAA
- a CDS encoding tetratricopeptide repeat protein: MRFTIFIFVLLAQAASAQLQISWSDPLMQARFLGSYGFDGPREPSVTSAEQEVLKSILPLIESGQLTEAARRLRDAMTPDSSAAFDYTLGNLYLQTGNFAAAENAYREALRKQPGFVRAWRNLGLMLAQDGQTREAIPALSAAIERGDHSAECIGALAFCHFQEGDYATALPGYERAAFLSAQSANWQLGRAQCLIELDRAKEALLVAEQYLRDHPKHPEARRIAVNASIALEDWENTAVHLEMLRLHELANAQALLQLGRAYLALGLPHRATQAFLASLNQQQKPTLTQMLSAAELLAQQGAVKESESLLAVVYQQYGEGLSGEGMNQLLRLQGRLKLLNGEPAAAERLLSEAAARDPLSGQTMLLLGDAQLQLGHFAEAQVTLERAVKIDEVAADAWLELARVHVKQSQWRAAADALRRAQSLRPEERVARYLQDVQRLAGQE, translated from the coding sequence ATGCGTTTTACGATTTTCATCTTCGTGCTGTTGGCGCAGGCAGCGAGTGCGCAATTGCAAATTTCCTGGTCAGACCCGCTGATGCAGGCGCGCTTTCTGGGCAGCTATGGCTTCGACGGCCCGCGTGAGCCCAGCGTGACCTCGGCCGAGCAGGAGGTGCTTAAATCCATTTTGCCATTGATCGAATCGGGCCAACTCACGGAGGCTGCCCGCCGTTTACGCGATGCCATGACGCCGGACTCCAGCGCCGCGTTTGATTACACGCTGGGCAATCTTTACCTGCAAACGGGCAACTTCGCTGCCGCCGAAAATGCTTACCGCGAGGCCCTGCGTAAACAGCCGGGCTTCGTGCGGGCGTGGCGAAATTTGGGGCTCATGTTGGCCCAAGATGGGCAAACGCGTGAGGCCATCCCGGCGCTGAGCGCGGCGATCGAGCGCGGCGATCATTCCGCCGAGTGCATCGGTGCGTTGGCGTTTTGTCATTTCCAAGAGGGCGACTACGCCACGGCTTTGCCGGGCTATGAGCGGGCCGCGTTTCTCTCTGCGCAAAGCGCGAACTGGCAACTGGGGCGGGCGCAATGCCTGATTGAGCTCGATCGTGCGAAAGAGGCCTTGCTGGTTGCTGAGCAATATTTGCGCGATCACCCGAAGCACCCCGAGGCGCGCCGGATTGCGGTCAACGCCAGTATTGCGCTCGAAGATTGGGAGAACACGGCTGTGCATCTGGAGATGCTGCGTTTGCACGAGCTGGCCAATGCACAGGCGCTCCTTCAACTGGGGCGCGCTTACCTGGCGCTTGGTTTGCCGCATCGTGCGACTCAGGCATTTTTAGCTTCGCTGAATCAGCAACAAAAGCCAACGCTTACGCAGATGCTGTCGGCTGCCGAGTTGCTCGCGCAGCAGGGCGCAGTTAAAGAATCTGAGTCGTTGCTGGCGGTGGTTTATCAGCAGTATGGCGAGGGGCTTTCAGGCGAAGGTATGAATCAACTGCTCCGTTTGCAAGGGCGGCTAAAGCTGCTCAACGGCGAGCCTGCAGCAGCCGAGCGTCTGCTTTCCGAGGCGGCGGCTCGTGACCCGTTGAGCGGGCAAACGATGCTGCTGCTTGGCGATGCCCAACTGCAACTGGGGCATTTTGCTGAGGCGCAAGTGACACTCGAGCGCGCAGTGAAAATTGACGAAGTCGCCGCTGATGCCTGGCTGGAACTGGCGCGGGTTCACGTAAAGCAATCGCAGTGGCGCGCTGCCGCCGATGCATTGCGCCGAGCGCAGTCTTTGCGCCCCGAAGAGCGTGTTGCCCGCTACCTGCAGGATGTCCAGCGCCTGGCGGGGCAAGAGTGA
- the folB gene encoding dihydroneopterin aldolase, whose translation MDRIHLRDMAFHGYHGCLDHEQRDGQTFRVDLTLHLDLRPAGQSDALEDTVNYAEVFATVRGIVEDERYDLIERVAERIAQEVLTSYPLVQAIDVTARKPNAPIMGDFREVAVEISRAR comes from the coding sequence ATGGATAGAATACACCTGCGCGACATGGCCTTTCATGGCTACCACGGCTGCCTGGACCACGAACAGCGCGACGGCCAAACCTTTCGCGTCGACCTCACGCTGCATCTTGACTTACGCCCAGCCGGCCAAAGCGACGCGCTCGAGGACACTGTCAACTACGCCGAAGTCTTCGCCACCGTGCGCGGCATTGTGGAAGACGAACGCTACGACCTTATCGAACGCGTTGCCGAACGTATAGCGCAAGAGGTGTTGACCAGCTATCCATTGGTTCAGGCAATCGACGTCACTGCGCGCAAACCGAACGCCCCGATTATGGGCGATTTTCGCGAAGTCGCAGTCGAGATCAGTCGCGCGCGATAA
- the folP gene encoding dihydropteroate synthase, with protein sequence MGTPDLSTRRWAPPVWGARTYLMGILNVTPDSFSDGGQYLSPIDALAQAQAMVREGADMIDVGAESTRPGADTIPAKEEIARLLPVLSALTETLEVPISVDTYKAAVARKALEAGAHVVNDIWGFQHDPAMAETVAEFGAGAVLMHNGRGAEYTGDIVSEVKRFLEQSVNIATGAGVDAALIVLDPGIGFGKSVAQNLELMRRLGELRSLGFPLLLGASRKSVIGKTLDLDVDQRLEGTLATSVAGVQQGADIIRVHDLQANQRAVRMADAIYRHG encoded by the coding sequence ATGGGCACGCCTGATCTAAGCACCCGCCGCTGGGCTCCACCCGTGTGGGGTGCGCGCACCTACCTGATGGGCATTCTCAACGTGACGCCCGATTCCTTTTCCGACGGCGGGCAGTATCTCTCGCCAATCGACGCCTTGGCCCAGGCGCAAGCGATGGTCCGTGAAGGCGCAGACATGATCGATGTCGGGGCAGAATCCACCCGACCGGGTGCGGACACTATCCCGGCAAAAGAGGAAATCGCGCGTCTGCTGCCCGTGCTATCGGCGCTAACGGAGACACTGGAAGTCCCCATTTCGGTCGATACCTACAAGGCAGCCGTCGCCCGCAAAGCGCTGGAAGCGGGTGCCCATGTGGTCAACGATATCTGGGGGTTCCAACACGATCCAGCCATGGCCGAAACCGTGGCGGAGTTTGGCGCCGGTGCTGTTCTCATGCACAACGGACGCGGCGCGGAATACACCGGCGACATCGTTAGCGAGGTAAAGCGCTTCCTCGAACAGTCCGTGAATATCGCGACCGGGGCCGGCGTCGATGCCGCCCTCATCGTGCTCGATCCCGGTATCGGCTTTGGTAAAAGCGTTGCCCAAAACCTCGAGCTGATGCGCCGACTCGGCGAACTTCGTTCACTCGGCTTCCCACTACTCCTCGGAGCCTCGCGCAAATCCGTGATCGGCAAAACGCTCGACCTCGACGTGGATCAACGCCTGGAAGGCACGCTTGCGACCAGCGTGGCTGGCGTGCAACAAGGCGCGGACATCATCCGCGTTCACGACCTGCAAGCCAACCAGCGCGCCGTCCGCATGGCTGATGCCATTTACCGCCATGGATAG
- a CDS encoding ABC transporter permease, translated as MSLKFILPIIVAALALIVWTLLALIDTELNSFPGPLATFNALWADRGALFAALGVDTAAMVLGFLLAVTFGVLTAIALMTYQGLRLALAPWMTIGRMAPVFALAPLVIISPLPSFLVLLIVTTIACFFPVVSVATPALLATDKSLLDLFKTYRASYWQEITMLRLPHALPQLMTAFKRAAIYAPMAAITTDYLQGLLASKPGLGRLLGEYYVAQNYAGATALCLLAAALGVVMAGAVHAISAWTLMHWHDNEHGHA; from the coding sequence ATGAGCTTAAAATTTATTTTGCCCATTATCGTCGCCGCCCTGGCACTCATCGTATGGACACTGCTCGCGCTGATCGACACCGAGCTGAACTCCTTTCCCGGCCCGCTGGCCACCTTTAACGCGTTGTGGGCCGACCGTGGCGCGTTGTTCGCCGCGCTGGGGGTTGACACCGCAGCGATGGTGCTTGGTTTCCTGCTCGCCGTTACTTTCGGGGTGCTCACCGCGATCGCGCTCATGACCTATCAGGGCCTGCGCCTCGCCTTAGCTCCGTGGATGACGATTGGCCGCATGGCCCCGGTTTTCGCGCTGGCCCCCTTGGTAATCATAAGCCCGCTGCCAAGCTTTCTCGTGTTACTGATCGTGACCACTATTGCGTGCTTTTTCCCCGTCGTGTCGGTCGCGACCCCTGCCCTGCTCGCCACGGACAAGTCGTTACTGGATCTATTTAAGACCTACCGCGCCAGTTACTGGCAGGAGATCACCATGCTGCGCCTGCCGCACGCCTTGCCCCAACTGATGACTGCATTTAAACGTGCGGCGATTTACGCGCCAATGGCCGCGATCACCACGGATTACCTGCAAGGCCTGCTGGCGAGCAAGCCCGGCCTCGGCCGCTTGTTGGGTGAATATTATGTCGCGCAAAACTACGCCGGTGCCACCGCACTTTGCCTACTGGCCGCGGCGCTCGGCGTCGTCATGGCCGGCGCGGTGCATGCCATTTCCGCGTGGACCCTAATGCACTGGCACGACAACGAACATGGGCACGCCTGA
- a CDS encoding ABC transporter ATP-binding protein: MTTEPQLRIENVSKRYANGNAVLENFSIDIDNEDFIAFIGPRGCGKSTILRLIAGLTPLTAGKISFAGGEKDPHRASFIFQEPALLPWRSVGSNVGLPLRLKGVSPDLVQERVKDVLKVWEINHVSERFPLQLSAGMKIRTALARGLVTQPRCLLLDEPFAAVDAITRNKLSVDLMKVRQKHHFSACLVTHSTAEAVFLANRVVVLAANPGRIAEVIDVPELYPRKLAWRETDAFQESVNQVRNALNRVQEDAKKA, translated from the coding sequence ATGACGACTGAGCCACAACTGCGGATTGAAAACGTTAGCAAACGCTATGCCAACGGGAATGCAGTCCTGGAAAATTTCTCCATCGATATCGACAATGAGGATTTCATTGCCTTTATCGGCCCTCGCGGCTGCGGGAAATCCACGATTCTCCGACTGATAGCGGGGCTAACTCCGCTCACCGCTGGCAAAATTTCGTTTGCCGGGGGCGAAAAAGACCCACACCGGGCGTCTTTTATCTTCCAGGAACCAGCGCTGCTGCCCTGGCGATCCGTGGGGAGCAACGTCGGCCTGCCACTCCGGCTCAAGGGCGTCAGCCCGGATTTGGTTCAAGAACGCGTCAAGGACGTCCTCAAGGTGTGGGAAATCAACCACGTTTCCGAACGCTTTCCGCTACAGTTGAGCGCGGGTATGAAAATACGCACCGCCCTGGCCCGAGGACTCGTCACCCAGCCGCGCTGCCTTTTGCTCGATGAGCCCTTTGCCGCGGTCGACGCCATCACCCGCAACAAACTCTCGGTCGACCTCATGAAGGTTCGGCAAAAGCACCACTTTTCCGCGTGCCTGGTCACCCACTCAACGGCAGAGGCAGTCTTCCTGGCAAACCGCGTAGTCGTGCTCGCCGCCAACCCCGGACGCATTGCGGAGGTTATCGACGTCCCCGAACTTTACCCGCGTAAACTGGCCTGGCGTGAAACCGACGCTTTTCAAGAATCCGTGAATCAGGTGCGCAATGCCCTCAACCGCGTGCAGGAGGACGCCAAAAAGGCATGA